A single genomic interval of Hevea brasiliensis isolate MT/VB/25A 57/8 chromosome 4, ASM3005281v1, whole genome shotgun sequence harbors:
- the LOC131179404 gene encoding uncharacterized protein LOC131179404, with translation MECTDAQRVNYAVSMLYDDAYEWWKTIPSSLAEPFRLTWVDFLREFKQKYVPVAYVDAKLQEFLRLKSENRSMAEYEWEFTRLSYYAGGILTSNKERCKRFKQGLKPSIRRQVTGFQYEDFLALISNVLEQERIDNEEAMEREGKNSRARPRRL, from the coding sequence ATGGAATGCACTGATGCACAAAGGGTTAATTATGCAGTTTCTATGTTATATGATGATGCTTACGAATGGTGGAAGACTATTCCTAGTAGCTTGGCTGAGCCTTTTAGATTGACCTGGGTAGATTTTCTCAGAGAGTTTAAACAGAAATATGTTCCAGTAGCCTATGTAGATGCTAAATTGCAGGAATTCCTAAGACTTAAGTCAGAAAACAGATCTATGGCTGAATATGAATGGGAGTTCACCAGACTGAGTTACTATGCTGGGGGTATTCTTACTTCCAACaaagaaagatgtaagagatttaagCAGGGTCTTAAACCCAGCATCAGGAGACAAGTCACAGGATTTCAGTATGAGGATTTTTTAGCCTTGATTTCTAATGTATTGGAACAGGAGAGAATTGATAATGAAGAAGCTATGGAGAGAGAAGGGAAAAATAGCAGAGCACGGCCAAGAAGACTTTAG